The Legionella jordanis genomic sequence GCTCAACCAAGTTGATCCGTCTTTATTGATAGGAAATGCCTTATTTTTTATTTGATTCAATATAAAGTCAGCGAAGGATTCAATTATTCATTTATAGATCATTTCTCCGGTCCAAATTACTATTGACCACAACCAGACCCAAATATTTGAAATACTGAGTTGTGGTTTTTCATTTTTTAGGTCCTGATTATTTTCCAGAAGATTGGTTTTTTCGGTAAGTAATGTATTTCTATTAATTAAATCTTGTATATTACTGAGCAAAATCAATGGCTCTTTTTTATCGTCAACTGATGAGAAAAAAGCAGCGGAACCATACTCCATTTTCAAATACAAATTTGTCAATTTCTCGTTTTTACTAAGAGCCTTATTGATTTCATTAAGTTGTACTTGATTTTTTGCGATAGCTTTAGATGCGGTTTCCACAGGCTTGTAGGCCAGTTCAATTAATTTATTCACATCTAGCAATATAAGACTGAATGAAACAAATAAGACTAAGTGAAACAACCCCAAAGTAGGTGCTATTTTTTTGCATCATTCATTCCTTAATCCTAAAAATAATTTTTCCCTGTAGCTTCGAATAAGTCCATATATGAGTTATTTTCTTAAATCAATTTATAAGAGAAATCTAAGGCACCGAGAATGGTAGCTTTATTAAATCTATTCATACCCGATTTTATGACTAAACCACCCCATTCAATATTACCCCGAGTATTCACTCTGCGCTTCTTTCAATATCTCCAAAGCCAAAGACCTCTCACACCGAGCAATCAACTGCTTTTCCTTCTCAATTGCATACTGATGCAGAGACATCTGGCGAGATGGTTTTTATTTCTGTGAGTACGGCTTTACAACCAGAATTAAGCACGGATGCATTTGCCTTGAAAATAACAGATAACAGTATGATGCCTGAAATTAGAGTCAATGATTGGTGATTAAGCCTTCTGTTTTACCAGAACCGGGTGATTTTGTAGCAGTTAAAATCAGTGGTAAGTCAGAAACGCTGATATGTCAGTATAAAAAATT encodes the following:
- a CDS encoding conjugal transfer protein TraD, whose product is MNTRGNIEWGGLVIKSGMNRFNKATILGALDFSYKLI